From Trueperaceae bacterium, one genomic window encodes:
- a CDS encoding ABC transporter permease, which yields MTWTRVPGVASLVWLALAVVLFALQAVTVPVTDPELRGAVGETASFTPDLWLPLFAFDGGTVIDMQATNDVRALTFGLLDAETRAVDAVRGAPVTVALGWFAALMALLEAGLAWAFRDREEKLVRPLVRAAGIFLVIWSFYGHEPFWDWMLRGLFPTSPDLLYNSNVLISLASQHLELVLVSSLLTITIGLSLGIAVTRAAFREFLPLVSDVVNSGQTVPTLAIIAIMAPIIGFGFWPAIVALILYGLLPIVRNTIVGLEGVDPAMIDAAKGMGMTPTQILWQIEVPSAASIILAGVRTSVVINVGTAALGAFVGSGGLGNPIASGLNQSIDPWVLLGALAAALLAILLDYILGRIEYVMTPKGLQIEQ from the coding sequence GTGACCTGGACTCGCGTGCCCGGCGTCGCGTCGCTGGTGTGGCTCGCGCTCGCCGTGGTCCTCTTCGCGCTCCAGGCGGTCACGGTGCCCGTGACCGACCCGGAGCTCCGCGGGGCGGTCGGGGAGACCGCGTCGTTCACGCCCGACCTGTGGCTGCCGTTGTTCGCCTTCGACGGCGGCACCGTCATCGACATGCAGGCGACGAACGACGTGCGCGCCCTCACCTTCGGCCTCCTCGACGCGGAAACCCGCGCGGTGGACGCCGTGCGCGGCGCGCCGGTCACCGTCGCGCTCGGCTGGTTCGCCGCACTGATGGCGCTCCTCGAGGCGGGCCTCGCGTGGGCGTTCCGCGACCGCGAGGAGAAGCTCGTGCGGCCGCTCGTGCGCGCCGCCGGCATCTTCCTGGTGATCTGGTCGTTCTACGGCCACGAGCCGTTCTGGGATTGGATGCTGCGCGGGTTGTTCCCCACCAGCCCCGACCTGCTCTACAACTCCAACGTCCTGATCAGCCTCGCCAGCCAACACCTGGAGCTGGTGCTGGTGTCGTCGCTGCTGACCATCACGATCGGCCTGTCGCTCGGCATCGCCGTGACCCGCGCCGCCTTCCGGGAGTTCCTGCCGCTCGTGAGCGACGTCGTGAACTCGGGTCAGACGGTGCCGACGCTGGCGATCATCGCCATCATGGCGCCGATCATCGGCTTCGGCTTCTGGCCGGCGATCGTCGCGCTCATCCTCTACGGGCTGCTGCCCATCGTCCGCAACACGATCGTCGGTCTCGAGGGGGTCGACCCCGCCATGATCGACGCGGCGAAGGGCATGGGGATGACCCCGACGCAGATCCTCTGGCAGATCGAGGTCCCGAGCGCCGCGTCGATCATCCTGGCGGGGGTCCGCACCAGCGTCGTCATCAACGTCGGCACCGCCGCCCTCGGGGCGTTCGTCGGGTCGGGCGGTCTCGGGAACCCGATCGCGTCGGGCCTGAACCAGTCGATCGACCCGTGGGTGTTGCTCGGCGCGCTCGCTGCGGCGTTGCTCGCGATCCTGCTCGACTACATCCTGGGGCGCATCGAGTACGTCATGACGCCCAAGGGCCTGCAGATCGAGCAGTGA
- a CDS encoding GreA/GreB family elongation factor has translation MSREVRVTKEGYERLQERVERERERLEEATRILRELSGTSDDYDDTGLEEAKREKTTIEDRLDDLEDQMARAVIIEAHEMEAVELGATVELAEKPKGKKKGGEPFLVQVVAPVEAGVLDGDVPHISDASPMGRALLGAKVGDVVDVVIEDVTTRYEVLAIR, from the coding sequence ATGAGCCGCGAAGTCCGCGTCACGAAGGAAGGCTACGAACGTCTCCAGGAACGCGTCGAACGCGAACGCGAACGCCTGGAGGAGGCGACCCGCATCCTGCGCGAGTTGTCGGGGACGTCCGACGACTACGACGACACCGGCCTCGAGGAGGCCAAGCGCGAGAAGACGACGATCGAGGACCGGCTCGACGACCTCGAGGACCAGATGGCGCGCGCGGTGATCATCGAAGCGCACGAGATGGAGGCGGTCGAGCTGGGCGCGACGGTCGAGCTCGCCGAGAAGCCCAAGGGCAAGAAGAAGGGGGGCGAGCCGTTCCTCGTGCAGGTCGTCGCGCCGGTCGAGGCGGGCGTCCTCGACGGCGACGTGCCGCACATCAGCGACGCGTCGCCCATGGGCCGCGCGCTGCTCGGGGCGAAGGTCGGCGACGTCGTCGACGTCGTCATCGAGGACGTCACCACCCGCTACGAGGTGCTCGCCATCCGCTGA